GGCAAAGGAGATGTAGCGATCTCAAGCGTTCGAATCGGATGAAATGCTGCTCTGTCTAACAACGAAAATCTGTATATGGCGAGGTGGGCTTCCTTTTGTCAGCTGCAGATAACCGTGTTCTCATTACATGGTCTTTGGCACGAGCACCGGTGCCCCCGTGGCTGAAAACCGCTGAAGTTGTGCGATGCGATGGATTGCAAAACTTCCCCACTGCAGCTGAAGCGGTGTCGTTGCTGAAACGGGGTCTCTTCGAGGGTTGTGCCGTGCTGTTCCAGGTTCGCTCGCATTTCCGGCGGTTGGATCCTCCATGGGAAAGTTTCGGCACCCTCTGTGACTCCATCAAACGtttcctgcagcagcgccgaggcgctgTGAAGGAAGGGTCTGGGGCTTTCGCTTCTGCGGGCTGTTTCGgtcgcagcggtggcggctccAGTCCGCCGTCCAGCCGCGCGCTGTGGCGTCATCCTTCGGCGGGTCGCCACCGGGTGTTGGCGCTCCGCGTCAAGGGGGGTGCGCGTGTTTCTAGCGGGCCCCCGCTGGGCTGATTCCTTTGCGTGGCGCTTTTTGGCTTTGGGGCTGCCCGTTTCGCCGCCGGGGCCTGACGTGGGCCGGCGTTCAGGGGGCCCCGAGGccgcgggggggggtgttCCAttggccaccgccgcgcccacccacccccgacgccgctggcgcatCGCCGCGTTGCCAAAAGGGGCGGTTCGGCccggggggagggtggggtgggggggggtcggTTTCGTTGGggtttgggggagggggtgagaggcCTCGCTGGCACGCAGGGGTTGCCCCCGCCACGCTTTGGGGGCGGGGTGCCGCTAGAGCGCTTTTGCTGTGTTTCGGTTTGGGGTATGCGTATGTAGGTTCTTCACGCCTGCCAGATAGTATCGCGCAGGAGTCGAATGGCACGACTGCAGCCTGCTGCCTTCATGCGTTGCTTCGCCGAgtcgtcgccctcgccggcggcggcttcgaGAGCCTGTCTGAGTTGGTCGAGGCCAGCGCCGGTGGAGTCGACGCCTTCGACGTAGTCCGCGACGGCGTTGAGAATCGCTGGTTCAAtggcggcatcgtcgccgccacaTTCTTGCGAGACAAGTAGAGCTGTCAGCTCCTCGAGAAGGTGGTCGATTTCCTGTAGCTCCATCGGGGCAACGGCTGCACTTCGCTATGCGTGGGGCGCGAACAGGGCACTATGAGCCGCTGGTGGCTGAGGTGTGGCaaaggcgagagggagagacacgtggagggggtgctgAACTGCTTACGGTGTGAGGCGTTGGATTGCGGGTGCCAGGAGGGCCAGACATGGTCTGGAAATGCGCGCACCAATGCGACAGAACTGAGCAGAGCACTGACGTGCACCGCGGCTGGTCCATGCCTTCGCCTGTTGGAGACAAGCGGCAAGACGGCAAATGTACAGTGACGGGGTGCGCGGCATCGTTCGCGAGGGCACTAGTTCATCTAAGCCATGTGAGTGAAAGCCACGGCAACAACAACCTACATCAGAACGCGCGTGCACCACACATTGCAGAGAGGGCACGAACAACGCGTGGGGAGCGGCACGGGGCTCACTTCGGCACACCTCTCCGCTGGACGGCGGCTCTGCGAGGGACTACAGATTGGAATGGCGCACGCTACGAGCGTGGTGCAGCGTCATCTCTGCGTTCGCTGATTCCAAAAAGCCGCTGTTCATGAAACCCAGCTTCTGCGCCGGAATCGGTGTGGTGCGCCGTTCGGCCAGCGTGACGCCGAGTatctgctgccgcaccgcggAGCGCACATTCATGGTTTCCATAAAGTCGTCGCAGCGGACGTAATCGAGGTCACGCCAGTGGTCCAGCTCCTTTGTCACGTCCTTGCCGGCgggcacctgcgccaccgctcgcAGCACTGGTAGCACATCCAGCAAGGCACGATCCTTCTCCAGACGGGCAACCTCTTGCTGTCCCTGCTGCAGGCACTGCACCAGGGCGTCTTCCATCTCATGCGGCTTCTCTTCCTGGACCCGGCGCAGGGCGAACATGTAACGCTGTAACACACGGTCGTCAGGGTCGAAGGGGTCAATGCGAATGCCGTTGCGTGGCGTGAGTGGGAAGCTGCGCACGTTGTCGTCCAGCATAACGACGCTGCTCATCTTCCGCCCGAGCATGGGAAGGTACTTCATGTACCCTTGCTGCTCcagcgtctgtgtgcgtgagagGGCGTAGAAGTTTGTGTGGCTTGTGCTGCTTTTCATCTTATGACTTTCCTTGGCTAGCTCCACATGGCTGTAGAAggagcgcggcagctgcatcaCCTGCTGCTCGAGCGCGTCaagcacggcgcagcagtaCGAGGCGGTCCCTGCCGTCCAAAAGACCACCTCGAAGAGTTGGTTCACCTCTTCCAGGAACTCCTTCAGATGCGGGCGAAGCAGCACATTGTAGTCGATGAGGGAGACACCCTGCAACGCTGGGTCGCGGGTTTTATCCTTGCTGCTGTCATGAAGGCTCATGGCGTACGTATGGATGAGCGTCTCATCAATGTCCAGCACCAGC
The window above is part of the Leishmania mexicana MHOM/GT/2001/U1103 complete genome, chromosome 33 genome. Proteins encoded here:
- a CDS encoding putative NLI-interacting factor, producing MRARSLLRQQASAATLQPLRSIVAIGLRQEFEPHWPLPLPPPLPMHKRKHTLVLDIDETLIHTYAMSLHDSSKDKTRDPALQGVSLIDYNVLLRPHLKEFLEEVNQLFEVVFWTAGTASYCCAVLDALEQQVMQLPRSFYSHVELAKESHKMKSSTSHTNFYALSRTQTLEQQGYMKYLPMLGRKMSSVVMLDDNVRSFPLTPRNGIRIDPFDPDDRVLQRYMFALRRVQEEKPHEMEDALVQCLQQGQQEVARLEKDRALLDVLPVLRAVAQVPAGKDVTKELDHWRDLDYVRCDDFMETMNVRSAVRQQILGVTLAERRTTPIPAQKLGFMNSGFLESANAEMTLHHARSVRHSNL